One Gossypium raimondii isolate GPD5lz chromosome 3, ASM2569854v1, whole genome shotgun sequence genomic window carries:
- the LOC105797353 gene encoding dof zinc finger protein DOF1.6 has protein sequence MPAGSGDRRPVRAPGTMGSHPAAKLTEPLPCPRCDSTSTKFCYYNNYNLSQPRYFCKSCRRYWTQGGTLRNVPVGGGTRKSSKRSRSSSSLLSPSVATSSSSSVTHEAESVHMAVNPVSAMPATGVKPEVGLADVNLNDTVDLPVSGGFTSFLNSQAEGYLTLGGYGLGTGSGFDGVWGYPGNGYLGVYNGGDGDEPAEAVPGATGCNTWQATGNVEGGGGLVDGDCFGWPGLAISAPGKGLK, from the coding sequence ATGCCTGCTGGTTCCGGCGACAGGCGTCCGGTTCGAGCCCCCGGCACCATGGGATCGCACCCAGCGGCCAAATTGACCGAGCCACTGCCATGCCCGAGGTGTGACTCAACCAGCACTAAGTTCTGCTACTACAACAACTACAACCTCTCTCAGCCTCGCTATTTCTGCAAGTCATGCCGCCGTTACTGGACCCAAGGTGGAACTCTCCGTAACGTTCCTGTTGGTGGTGGGACCCGCAAGTCTTCCAAGCGCTCTCGAAGCTCATCATCCCTGCTATCTCCCTCTGTTGCAACTTCGTCTTCCTCGAGCGTTACGCATGAAGCCGAGTCTGTGCATATGGCTGTTAACCCTGTTTCGGCTATGCCTGCAACTGGAGTTAAACCTGAAGTGGGTTTGGCTGACGTGAATTTGAATGACACTGTGGATCTTCCTGTGAGTGGAGGCTTCACTTCATTCTTGAACTCTCAGGCAGAAGGATACCTAACACTTGGTGGATACGGGCTTGGAACTGGTTCAGGATTTGATGGAGTTTGGGGATATCCTGGAAACGGATATCTGGGTGTGTATAATGGTGGGGATGGTGATGAACCTGCTGAGGCTGTACCTGGAGCTACCGGCTGTAATACATGGCAAGCAACAGGCAATGTTGAAGGCGGCGGAGGGTTAGTCGATGGAGATTGCTTTGGTTGGCCTGGCCTTGCCATTTCTGCACCAGGGAAAGGTTTGAAGTGA